The Brevundimonas sp. SORGH_AS_0993 genome segment CATGGTCCAACAATCCCGCACGGGCCAGGGCCAGGGTTCCGTCGCAGATGCCGCCGACCGTCTTGCCGGCGCCGTGGGCCTGTCGCAGCAGATCGGACACGTCCGGGGCGTTCGGCTCACGCCAGATGGACCCCCCATTGACCAGGATCGCATCGACATCCTCCACGTCGATGTCGTCGATCGACAGGTTGGGAACGACCAACAGCCCGCCGGCGGACACGACCTCCTCCCCGTCGGGGGCGGCGAACAGGGTTTCAAAGCCATAGTGGCTGCGCGCCGCGGCCATGATCAGGGCCGTCTCCCAGTCGGCGTAGTCGGGCGTGAGAAGGGTGACGATGGCAGTCATGGCGGCTTCCCCTGCTTGAGCCCCCTCAATCTAGCGGCGCAGCGTGACGGTTTATCCGTCGAACGGCGGGCGCCGTGCGACATCCGCCCCGTCTTCCCGGCTTGTCTTCCCGGCTTGTCTTCCCGCCCTGCCTTCGTCGCCGCATCGACCGCCGATCAGGCCCTCAGGTCGAACCGATCCAGCTCCATCACCTTGGTCCAGGCGGCGATGAAGTCCGTCACGAACTTTCCTTGCGCGTCGGCGCCCGCATAGACCTCGGCCAGGGCGCGCAGCACGGCGTTGGAGCCGAACACCAGGTCGAAGCGCGTGCCCGTCCAGCGGGCCTCGCCCGTCCTGCGGTCCGTCGCCTCGAACACGTCCTGAGCGTCCGAGGTCGCGGTCCATTTGACGCCCATGTCCAGCAGGTTGACAAAAACGTCGTTGGTCAGGACGCCGGGCCGTTCGGTCAGGACGCCGTGGGTCGATCCGCCGACATTGATGTTGATGGCGCGCAGGCCGCCCATCAGCACCGTCATCTCCGGCGCCGTCAGGGTCAGGCGCTGGGCCTGGTCGATCAGCAGGGCCTCGGCCGGCACGGCGTAGCGCGCCTTCTGATAGTTGCGGAAGCCGTCGACCACCGGCTCCAGGTAGCCGAAGGACCCGATGTCCGTCTGCGCCGGGCTGGCGTCGGTGCGGCCTGGATGGAAGGGCACGCGCGCCGTCTGTCCCGCCGCCTGCGCCGCCTCCTCAACCCCGGCGTCGCCCGCCAGAACGATCAGGTCGGCCATGGACACGCGCTTGCCGTCCGTCTGCGCCCGATTGAAGGCGATCTGGATATCCTCCAGCGTCCTCAGCACCCGGTCCAACTGTTCGGGCTGATTGACGGCCCAGTCCTTCTGCGGCGCCAGGCGGATGCGGGCGCCGTTGGCCCCGCCGCGCTTGTCCCCGCCCCGAAAGGTCGAGGCGGCCGCCCAGGCCGCGCCCACCTGTTCGGCGACGCTCAGACCTGAGTCCCGAATCCGCGCCTTCAGCAGATCGGCGTCCGCCGCGTCGATCAGCGGATGATCGACGGCCGGCACAGGATCCTGCCAGACCAATTCCTCCCTGGGGACTTCAGGGCCGATGTAGCGGGAACGCGGCCCCAGGTCGCGGTGGGTCAGCTTGAACCAGGCGCGGGCGAAGGCGTCCGCGAAGGCCTGGGGGTTGTTCAGGAACCGGCGCGAGATCTTCTCGTACTCCGGGTCGAACCGCAGCGACAGGTCGGTGGTCAACATCGTCGGGCGGCGCTTCCTGGACGGGTCGTGCGCGTCGGGAATGATCTCGCCCGCATCCTTGGCCACCCACTGGTGGGCGCCGGCCGGGGACGCCTCCAGCACCCATTCGAAGCCGAACAGGTTTTCGAAGAAGAAGTTGCTCCACTGGGCCGGGGTCTGGGTCCAGGTCACGTCCAGGCCGCTGGTGATGGCGTCGCCGGCCTTGCCGGACCCGAAGCTGGAGGCCCAGCCCAGCCCCTGCGCCGCCAGGCCGTCGGCCTCCGGCTCGGGGCCGACATGATCGGCCGGACCCGCGCCGTGGGTCTTGCCGAAGGTGTGGCCGCCCGCGATCAGGGCCACCGTCTCCTCGTCGTTCATCGCCATCCGCGCAAAGGTGTCGCGGATGTCGCGCGCGGCGGCGACCGGGTCCGGATTGCCGTCCGGCCCTTCGGGATTGACGTAGATCAGTCCCATCTGCACGGCGGCCAGGGGGTTCTCAAGGTCGCGCGTGTGCCGGTCGCCATCGGCCGTGTCGTCCGAGACCAGCACCGCCTCGTCGTCCGGCTTGACCACGCCCGGCGATCCGTGGGCGTAGCGGTCGTCGCCGCCCAGCCAGGTCGTCTCGCGTCCCCAATAGACGTCCTGATCCGGCTCCCAGGTGTCTTCCCGACCGCCCGAGAAGCCGAAGGTGCGAAACCCCATGGTCTCCAGCGCCACATTGCCCGTCAGGATCAGCAGGTCCGCCCAGGAGATGGCCTGGCCGTACTTCTGCTTGATCGGCCACAACAGGCGGCGCGACTTGTCGATATTGACGTTGTCGGGCCAGGAGTTCAGCGGCGCGAACCGCTGCTGGCCCCGCCCGCCGCCGCCGCGGCCGTCGCCGACGCGATAGGTGCCGGCGCTGTGCCAGGCCATGCGGATGAACTGCGGCCCATAGTGGCCGAAGTCGGCCGGCCACCAGTCCTGGGAATCGGTCATCAGGGCGCGCAGGTCCGCCTTCAGCGCCTCATAGTCCAGCTTGGCGAAGGCTTCCCGATAGCTGAAGGTCTCGTCCAGGGGGTTCGAGCGGGACGAATGCTGGTTCAGCAGATCGACCCGCAGCTGGTTGGGCCACCAGTCGCGGTTCTGACGGCCGCCGCCGGCGACCGAGGCGGGCGTCTTGCCAGAGAAGGGACATTTGGCTTCGGTCGACATGGGGCGTTCTCCTGCGCGAGGTCGGCGCGGCGTTTCGATGCCGGAGGTTCGCACCCGGACAAACCATCAAGCAAATCGATTATCTTTGCGTTTTCCATAGTCTGATCCTATTCTAAAGCCATGCTTCCCACCCTGCGACAGCTTCAGTATCTCAAGCTCCTGGCCGAACACGGCAGCTTCTCGCGCGCGGCCGAGGCCGCCCACGTCAGCCAGCCCGCCCTCAGCGCCGGGGTGCAGGAACTGGAGCGCATCCTGGGCGCGCCCGTCGTCGAACGCGCGCGCGGGGCCGTCATCATGACGGCGGTGGGCGCCGAGGCCGTGCGACGCGCCGAGGACGTTCTGGCCCGCACCGAGGACCTGGTGGAGGCGGCCAAGAACGCCGGCCGCCTGCTGTCGGGGCGGTTCCGCCTGGGCGTCATCCCGACGGTCGCCCCCTTCCTTCTGCCAGCCAAACTGCCCTCGGTCCGCGCCGCCTATCCCAGCCTGAAGCTGTTCATCCGCGAGGACCTGACGCCGCGCCTGATCGCGGCCCTGAAGGCGGGCCAGATCGACGCCGCCGTCATCGCCCTGCCCTATGAGGCGCACGGCATCGAACACGCCCGCATCGGCGACGACGAGATCATGGCCGCCGCCCCGGCCGACCACGCCCTGGCCGCGCCCGGCCCCATCCGTCCCGGCGCGCTGCGGGCCGAGGACCTGATCCTGCTGGAAGACGGACACTGTCTGCGCGACCACGCCCTGGCGGCCCTGGACATCGAGGCGCCGCGCGGCGACGACGTCTTCGCCGCCACCAGCCTGCACACCCTGGTCCAGATGGTCGGCTCGGGGCTCGGCGTCAGCTTCCTGCCGAAGATGGCGGTCCAGGCGGGCCTGGCCGACAATCCATCCGTCGCCATTCGCCCGTTCGAGCCCCAGGCCGACGGCGCCCCGCCACGGCGAGAGATCGTCGTCGCCTGGCGCGCCGGCTCCAGCCGCGCCGCCGAGGCCCGGCTGCTGGCCGAAGCGCTGAGGCTGGATTAGCGACCGGCGCCTATGGGCGATGGGCGAGTTCGGATTCGACCGAAGCGATTATTTCGGCTTCGCTTTCTCGCATGAGCGAGGATCGCAAAGCGAGTTTTTGGCCACCTGCCGTCTCGAACAAGATGCGCCCTTGATCGAGACGGCTCTGACGAACCGCAACGACGTCAGCCCATTGCACCGTCCTGAACGTAACGCCCCGCACCACCAATCGACCATCATCCAAGAGGCAGGCGCGATGATCGCGCAGCGCCCTCATCAGATGAATGGTGGCGATGATAAGGATCGGAACAGCCGCGACCGCCGCCAATACGAGCTTTAAAAAGGCCACACTCGGATCGCGCCGACCTTGATAACCGAACAAGAGCATATCGACGATCAGCCAAGTCACCAGCACGGCCAATGCATAGAAGAAGGCCGTAAGGACGATGACCTTGGTGCGATCATATCGAGCAAAGACGACTGCGGACATCAAGAACCATTGTTTAGCGGTGGAAGCCGAGCGCGAAAGCCAGCTCGCTCTGCAGTATGATCAGGTCTCTCGCCCCTAGATCTTAAACCGTCGTTCGACAAGCGGAACGCGACGCGCGACCGACCATGGAAAAAGGGCCGGCGGATCGCTCCGCCGGCCCTTTTTCTTGGTCGCTTCGAGCGCTTACTCGGCGGCGATCGGGGCTTCAGCTTCCGGGCCGCGCGCAAGGTTGCGCAGGACGTAGGGCATGACGCCCCCGGCGCGCAGATAGTCCAGTTCGGTCTGGTTATCGATGCGGCAACGGACGGGGAAGCGGGCCATCTTGCCGTCCGACGGGCGGAACAGCTCGACCCACAGGTCCTGACGCGGCTTCAGCTTGCCGATGTTGGCGTCCGACAGGCCGCGGATCGTGACGATCTCCTCGCCCGTCAGGCCCAGCTTCAGCCAGCCGTCCTGCTTGAACTGCAGCGGCACCACGCCCATGCCGACCAAGTTCGAGCGGTGGATGCGCTCGAAGCTTTCGGCGATGACGGCGCGCACGCCCAGCAGGTTCGTGCCCTTGGCCGCCCAGTCGCGCGACGAGCCCGTGCCGTATTCCTTGCCGGCGAAGAC includes the following:
- a CDS encoding hydrogen peroxide-inducible genes activator, with protein sequence MLPTLRQLQYLKLLAEHGSFSRAAEAAHVSQPALSAGVQELERILGAPVVERARGAVIMTAVGAEAVRRAEDVLARTEDLVEAAKNAGRLLSGRFRLGVIPTVAPFLLPAKLPSVRAAYPSLKLFIREDLTPRLIAALKAGQIDAAVIALPYEAHGIEHARIGDDEIMAAAPADHALAAPGPIRPGALRAEDLILLEDGHCLRDHALAALDIEAPRGDDVFAATSLHTLVQMVGSGLGVSFLPKMAVQAGLADNPSVAIRPFEPQADGAPPRREIVVAWRAGSSRAAEARLLAEALRLD
- a CDS encoding DJ-1/PfpI family protein translates to MTAIVTLLTPDYADWETALIMAAARSHYGFETLFAAPDGEEVVSAGGLLVVPNLSIDDIDVEDVDAILVNGGSIWREPNAPDVSDLLRQAHGAGKTVGGICDGTLALARAGLLDHVAHTANGPDSLSVVGYGGGAHYRDQPQAVLADRIVTAPGTAPVSFMGAVLASLGLKSAELDAYLRLFGAEHSPRVSAA
- the katG gene encoding catalase/peroxidase HPI; protein product: MSTEAKCPFSGKTPASVAGGGRQNRDWWPNQLRVDLLNQHSSRSNPLDETFSYREAFAKLDYEALKADLRALMTDSQDWWPADFGHYGPQFIRMAWHSAGTYRVGDGRGGGGRGQQRFAPLNSWPDNVNIDKSRRLLWPIKQKYGQAISWADLLILTGNVALETMGFRTFGFSGGREDTWEPDQDVYWGRETTWLGGDDRYAHGSPGVVKPDDEAVLVSDDTADGDRHTRDLENPLAAVQMGLIYVNPEGPDGNPDPVAAARDIRDTFARMAMNDEETVALIAGGHTFGKTHGAGPADHVGPEPEADGLAAQGLGWASSFGSGKAGDAITSGLDVTWTQTPAQWSNFFFENLFGFEWVLEASPAGAHQWVAKDAGEIIPDAHDPSRKRRPTMLTTDLSLRFDPEYEKISRRFLNNPQAFADAFARAWFKLTHRDLGPRSRYIGPEVPREELVWQDPVPAVDHPLIDAADADLLKARIRDSGLSVAEQVGAAWAAASTFRGGDKRGGANGARIRLAPQKDWAVNQPEQLDRVLRTLEDIQIAFNRAQTDGKRVSMADLIVLAGDAGVEEAAQAAGQTARVPFHPGRTDASPAQTDIGSFGYLEPVVDGFRNYQKARYAVPAEALLIDQAQRLTLTAPEMTVLMGGLRAININVGGSTHGVLTERPGVLTNDVFVNLLDMGVKWTATSDAQDVFEATDRRTGEARWTGTRFDLVFGSNAVLRALAEVYAGADAQGKFVTDFIAAWTKVMELDRFDLRA